One Nocardia sp. BMG111209 DNA segment encodes these proteins:
- a CDS encoding AMP-binding protein, which yields MSATVDEVFRDRVRRTPDAPIADCGRGPVTFAELDERTDRLAAGLTALGVRPGDRIALIVPNRPEMIELLIATAKLGAVQVPLNYWLRGEFLRYQLADCGARILVADELGYASAAPLLGETEIEQVVLLDDSAANPSAVAYSAVLAAGTAEWIARQANPSDLLSILYTSGTTALPKGCMLSTGYYVTVGRSYGERGWVRPGDRMYTAFPLFHSSGQMVAFMSALVNDADIVVAPEFHAATFMADARAAGATMLVGVGVMAQAILEQPPHPDDATSRFRLASWVPLPAERQAEFEQRFATPVMSEGYGQTECVPISASAAGGARVRTSAGLTAPAVDVRIVDENDEILPAGRSGEIVVRPRVPNATFQGYWNKPAETVSAWQNLWHHTGDFGLLDADGYLHFVDRKKDVLRRRGENVSSLQLEQVIRTHAAVADVAVCAVPAPLGDDDIKACVVTAPDHTFTAADLFEFLRDRVPYFAIPRYLDVRAELPVNALGRVMKHVLRAEGVGPDVADLEALGLVVPRDERRGPARVHSDPV from the coding sequence ATGTCTGCGACCGTCGACGAAGTGTTCCGCGATCGGGTGCGGCGCACGCCGGATGCCCCGATCGCCGATTGTGGCCGGGGCCCGGTGACATTCGCCGAACTCGACGAGCGAACCGACCGGCTGGCCGCCGGTCTCACCGCCCTCGGCGTGCGGCCCGGCGACCGCATCGCGCTGATCGTGCCGAATCGGCCGGAGATGATCGAATTACTCATCGCCACCGCGAAACTCGGTGCGGTGCAGGTGCCGCTGAACTATTGGCTGCGCGGTGAGTTCCTGCGCTACCAGCTCGCCGACTGCGGGGCCCGGATCCTGGTCGCCGACGAACTCGGCTATGCCTCCGCTGCACCGCTGCTCGGTGAGACGGAGATCGAACAGGTTGTGCTGCTGGACGATTCGGCCGCGAATCCGTCGGCCGTGGCCTACTCGGCGGTGCTCGCCGCCGGCACGGCGGAATGGATTGCGCGGCAAGCGAATCCGTCGGATCTGTTGTCCATCCTGTACACCTCCGGAACCACCGCGCTGCCGAAGGGCTGCATGCTCAGCACCGGCTACTACGTCACGGTGGGCCGCTCCTACGGCGAACGCGGCTGGGTCCGGCCCGGCGACCGCATGTACACGGCGTTCCCGCTGTTCCACTCCAGCGGGCAGATGGTGGCGTTCATGTCGGCGCTGGTCAACGATGCCGATATCGTCGTCGCACCCGAATTCCACGCCGCGACCTTCATGGCCGACGCCCGCGCGGCCGGGGCGACGATGCTGGTCGGCGTCGGCGTGATGGCCCAGGCCATCCTGGAACAGCCCCCGCATCCCGACGACGCGACCTCCCGGTTCCGGCTCGCCTCCTGGGTCCCGCTACCCGCCGAGCGCCAGGCCGAATTCGAACAGCGCTTCGCCACCCCGGTGATGTCGGAGGGCTACGGCCAGACCGAATGCGTGCCGATCTCGGCCAGCGCCGCCGGCGGTGCGCGGGTACGAACCTCGGCCGGGCTGACCGCCCCCGCGGTCGACGTCCGCATCGTCGACGAGAACGACGAGATCCTGCCCGCCGGCCGCTCCGGCGAGATCGTGGTCCGCCCGAGGGTTCCCAACGCCACCTTCCAGGGCTATTGGAACAAGCCCGCGGAGACGGTGTCTGCCTGGCAGAACCTGTGGCACCACACCGGCGATTTCGGCCTCCTGGACGCCGACGGTTACCTGCACTTCGTCGACCGCAAGAAGGATGTGCTCCGCCGCCGCGGCGAGAACGTGTCCTCCCTGCAACTGGAGCAAGTGATCCGCACCCACGCCGCGGTCGCCGACGTCGCGGTCTGCGCGGTCCCCGCACCGCTGGGCGACGACGACATCAAGGCCTGCGTGGTGACCGCCCCGGACCACACCTTCACCGCCGCCGACCTGTTCGAATTCCTGCGGGATCGCGTGCCCTACTTCGCGATTCCGCGCTACCTCGACGTCCGCGCCGAACTACCGGTGAACGCGCTCGGCCGCGTGATGAAACACGTGTTGCGCGCCGAGGGCGTCGGACCGGATGTGGCGGACCTGGAGGCGCTGGGCCTGGTGGTGCCGCGCGACGAACGCCGCGGCCCGGCCCGGGTGCACTCCGATCCGGTTTAG
- a CDS encoding aldehyde dehydrogenase: MDRDSDTVFIGGEWIRARGPQRYEIISASTEEALATAPVAAAEDVDAAVAAARRAFDDPAGWAHWEPERRAAVLDRFATALDERGSEIARLVTSQNGMPITISSVSEAVFPGTLVRYYAGLLRDTPIETERPSMTGGTTVVRHVPIGVVAAIVPWNFPQTLTFFKLAPALAAGNTIVLKPAPETTLDAYQVADAANAAGIPPGVLNIVTGGPETGAALVEHPGVDKVAFTGSTRAGRIIAETCGRLLRPVTLELGGKSATIVLDDVDLATEVGKMFSCTLVNSGQTCMLGTRVLAPRSRYGEVVDAFAGLVGMLPVGDPFDPGVILGPLVSARQRERVEGYIARGRDEARLVAGGGRPAGLDKGWYVAPTVFADVANDAVIAREEIFGPVLAVIPYDDEDDAVRIANDSAYGLGGTVWSADPERARALATRVRTGTVGVNFYNIDHHSPFGGIKDSGIGRELGPEGLASFRHVQSVYLG, from the coding sequence ATGGACCGGGACAGCGACACCGTCTTCATCGGCGGCGAATGGATCAGGGCCCGCGGCCCGCAGCGCTACGAGATCATCTCGGCGTCCACCGAGGAGGCGCTCGCGACCGCGCCGGTGGCCGCGGCCGAGGACGTCGACGCGGCGGTCGCGGCCGCACGCCGCGCCTTCGACGATCCGGCGGGCTGGGCGCACTGGGAACCGGAGCGCCGCGCGGCGGTCCTCGACCGCTTCGCCACCGCGCTCGACGAACGCGGATCCGAGATCGCCCGGCTGGTGACCAGCCAGAACGGTATGCCGATCACCATCTCCTCGGTGTCGGAGGCGGTATTCCCCGGCACGCTGGTCCGGTACTACGCGGGCCTGCTGCGCGACACCCCGATCGAGACCGAGCGCCCCTCGATGACCGGCGGGACCACCGTCGTACGGCACGTCCCCATCGGGGTGGTGGCCGCGATCGTGCCGTGGAACTTCCCGCAGACGCTCACCTTCTTCAAACTCGCGCCGGCGCTGGCGGCGGGTAACACGATTGTGTTGAAACCGGCCCCCGAAACCACCCTGGACGCCTATCAGGTGGCCGACGCCGCGAACGCGGCCGGCATCCCCCCGGGTGTGCTGAACATCGTCACCGGCGGTCCGGAAACCGGCGCCGCGCTGGTCGAACACCCCGGCGTGGACAAGGTGGCCTTCACCGGTTCCACCCGGGCCGGGCGGATCATCGCCGAGACCTGCGGCCGGCTGCTGCGCCCGGTCACCCTGGAACTCGGCGGCAAATCGGCGACCATCGTGCTCGACGACGTCGATCTCGCCACCGAGGTCGGCAAGATGTTCAGCTGCACCCTGGTCAACAGCGGGCAGACCTGCATGCTCGGCACCCGCGTGCTCGCACCCCGCAGCCGCTACGGCGAGGTGGTCGACGCGTTCGCCGGACTGGTCGGGATGCTGCCGGTCGGCGACCCCTTCGATCCGGGCGTCATCCTGGGCCCGCTGGTCAGCGCGCGGCAGCGCGAGCGGGTGGAGGGTTATATCGCCAGGGGGCGTGACGAGGCCCGGCTCGTCGCCGGCGGTGGCCGGCCGGCGGGACTGGACAAGGGCTGGTACGTCGCGCCGACCGTCTTCGCCGATGTCGCCAACGACGCGGTGATCGCGCGCGAGGAGATCTTCGGCCCGGTGCTGGCGGTGATCCCGTACGACGACGAGGACGACGCGGTCCGCATCGCCAACGACTCCGCCTACGGACTCGGCGGCACGGTGTGGAGCGCCGACCCCGAACGCGCTCGCGCGCTCGCCACCCGGGTTCGCACCGGGACGGTGGGGGTGAACTTCTACAACATCGACCACCACAGCCCGTTCGGCGGCATCAAGGACAGCGGCATCGGCCGTGAGCTGGGCCCGGAGGGCCTGGCGTCGTTCCGGCACGTCCAGTCGGTGTACCTGGGCTGA
- a CDS encoding SDR family NAD(P)-dependent oxidoreductase yields MSVPDQLRFDDRVAIITGAGGGLGRAYARVLAARGARIVANDIDLKDDAGHTPAGRLCAEISAAGGAAVAVDASVADTGAGEAVVRTALDAFGRVDILINNAGILRDRSFAKLSEEELHAVHGVHLYGTLAVTKAAWPVLRERGYGRVVLTTSVAGLFGNAGQANYASAKSAMVGLGRTLAIEGARSGINVNIVSPGAATAMTAKLLPEHLHAAMAPEKVAPMVAYLCHETCSETGEIFFASGGRYARNLIVETPGYRNPAATVEDIATHLGTIMDASTWTLPGDSMQLPEL; encoded by the coding sequence GTGTCTGTGCCGGACCAACTACGTTTCGACGATCGGGTCGCGATCATCACCGGCGCCGGGGGCGGTCTCGGGCGAGCATACGCCCGCGTCCTCGCCGCGCGGGGTGCGCGGATCGTCGCCAACGACATCGATCTGAAGGACGACGCCGGGCACACCCCGGCGGGCCGGCTGTGCGCCGAGATCTCCGCGGCGGGCGGCGCCGCGGTGGCGGTGGACGCGTCGGTCGCCGACACCGGAGCGGGGGAGGCCGTGGTCCGCACCGCGCTCGATGCGTTCGGCCGGGTGGACATCCTGATCAACAACGCGGGCATCCTCCGCGACCGTTCCTTCGCGAAACTGTCCGAGGAGGAACTGCACGCCGTGCACGGTGTGCATCTGTACGGGACGCTCGCGGTCACCAAGGCGGCGTGGCCGGTGCTGCGCGAGCGCGGTTACGGTCGGGTGGTGCTGACCACCTCGGTCGCGGGCCTGTTCGGCAATGCGGGCCAGGCCAATTACGCCTCCGCGAAATCGGCGATGGTCGGCCTGGGCCGCACGCTGGCCATCGAGGGCGCACGCTCCGGGATCAACGTCAACATCGTGTCGCCCGGCGCCGCGACCGCGATGACCGCGAAACTGCTGCCCGAACATCTGCACGCGGCGATGGCCCCGGAGAAGGTGGCCCCGATGGTCGCCTACCTGTGCCACGAAACCTGTTCGGAGACAGGCGAGATCTTCTTCGCGTCGGGCGGGCGGTACGCGCGCAACCTGATCGTCGAGACCCCCGGATACCGCAATCCGGCGGCGACGGTGGAGGACATCGCCACCCACCTCGGCACCATCATGGACGCGAGCACCTGGACCCTGCCCGGCGACAGTATGCAACTGCCCGAACTCTGA
- a CDS encoding AMP-binding protein: MSSHRTIGPDGPHRWRTDSAGPPPESIPRLLDRILATAADHPALPWPADDRMSFGELAGAAGAVAHALAAITKPGARVAIRSTLSPEWVILHYACALSGRIAAPFDPAWTDDEVRQAAELSTPAVAFTGPASTGGTALHGVPARELAALREWAWAAPTAGLPEIRATDPYLIRFTSGARTATVLSQCAALDAARAATGIDVWPNPSPYQRLSDLCHVVLGGLVHAAGAVRSGAGSG; this comes from the coding sequence ATGAGCAGTCACCGGACCATCGGCCCCGACGGCCCGCACCGATGGCGGACCGATTCCGCTGGGCCACCGCCGGAGTCGATCCCCCGGCTGCTCGACCGGATCCTCGCCACCGCCGCCGACCACCCGGCGCTGCCGTGGCCCGCCGACGACCGCATGAGCTTCGGCGAACTCGCCGGCGCCGCGGGCGCGGTCGCGCACGCGCTCGCCGCGATCACGAAACCCGGTGCGCGCGTGGCGATCCGGTCGACCCTCAGCCCGGAATGGGTGATCCTGCACTACGCCTGCGCCCTGTCCGGCCGGATCGCCGCCCCCTTCGACCCCGCCTGGACCGACGACGAGGTACGGCAGGCAGCCGAACTGAGCACCCCGGCAGTGGCGTTCACGGGCCCGGCTTCCACCGGCGGCACCGCCCTCCACGGCGTTCCGGCGCGCGAACTGGCGGCGTTGCGCGAATGGGCCTGGGCCGCACCGACCGCCGGACTACCCGAGATCCGGGCCACCGATCCGTACCTGATCCGGTTCACCTCCGGCGCCCGCACCGCGACGGTGCTGAGCCAGTGCGCCGCACTCGACGCGGCCCGCGCGGCGACCGGCATCGATGTATGGCCGAATCCGTCTCCGTACCAACGGCTCTCCGACCTCTGCCACGTCGTGCTCGGTGGCCTGGTGCACGCGGCCGGGGCTGTTCGGTCCGGCGCGGGATCCGGCTGA
- a CDS encoding YihY/virulence factor BrkB family protein, whose translation MGEQRGEHPGPEARGDAPVGPSDLSRQSWCGVLRRSVRRFRENNLTDWAAALTYYSVLSLFPGLIVLTGLLSALGRGATDSLIDTVRRIGPGSGTALLIDAVHQLQGARSFAGVVAVIGIVSALWSASSYLGAFMRAVNAIYGTAEGRPIWQTFPLRIALTVVVLILITVTAAAVSLTGSLARRVGDWLGWGSAAVAAWNIAKWPVLIVVVTLLVALLYWAAPNARQLGFRWLSPGSVLAVVVWVVASIGFTLYATHFGSYNKVYGSLAGAIVLLIWLWLTNIAILLGAQVDAELARGRQIERGQHPDTEPVLPRRAEPGD comes from the coding sequence ATGGGCGAACAACGTGGGGAACACCCCGGACCGGAAGCTCGGGGTGATGCGCCGGTCGGGCCGAGTGATCTGTCGCGGCAGTCGTGGTGCGGGGTGTTGCGGCGGTCGGTGCGGCGGTTCCGGGAGAACAATCTCACCGATTGGGCGGCGGCGCTGACGTATTACAGTGTGCTGTCGTTGTTTCCGGGGTTGATCGTGCTGACCGGCCTGCTCAGTGCGCTCGGGCGGGGGGCCACCGATTCGCTGATCGATACCGTTCGCCGGATCGGGCCCGGCAGTGGTACCGCGCTGTTGATCGATGCGGTGCACCAACTTCAGGGTGCGCGGTCCTTCGCGGGTGTGGTCGCCGTGATCGGTATCGTGAGCGCGCTGTGGTCGGCGTCGAGTTATCTGGGTGCGTTCATGCGGGCGGTCAACGCGATCTACGGCACCGCCGAGGGGCGTCCGATCTGGCAGACGTTTCCGCTGCGTATCGCCTTGACCGTCGTGGTGCTGATCCTGATCACGGTGACCGCCGCGGCCGTCTCGCTCACCGGGTCGCTGGCCCGGCGGGTGGGCGATTGGCTCGGCTGGGGCAGTGCGGCCGTCGCCGCCTGGAACATCGCCAAATGGCCGGTGCTGATCGTCGTGGTGACCCTGCTCGTCGCGTTGCTCTACTGGGCGGCTCCCAATGCCCGGCAGCTCGGGTTCCGTTGGCTGTCACCGGGTTCCGTGCTGGCGGTGGTGGTGTGGGTCGTCGCGTCGATCGGATTCACCTTGTACGCGACTCATTTCGGCTCCTACAACAAGGTGTACGGATCCCTCGCCGGCGCCATCGTGCTGCTGATCTGGTTGTGGCTGACCAATATCGCGATTCTGCTCGGTGCCCAGGTGGATGCCGAGCTGGCTCGTGGTCGTCAGATCGAGCGGGGGCAGCATCCCGATACCGAGCCGGTCCTGCCGCGGCGCGCCGAACCCGGCGACTGA
- a CDS encoding TetR/AcrR family transcriptional regulator, which produces MARPAKTTGEPRRQRRERGSITADEIVNGAYALAAEVSVEKLSMPALARRLDVGVTSIYWYFRSKEQLLEAMRDRALAQYEIALPFTGTGSWHERLRTHFMTMRDLFRDNPVLCDLLIMHTADYGPGTNRVTYQRLEAVITTMVDAGFTPEDALETYFTLSTHSRGFAMLQRRGTLDAAIATPRPPIDEQDSPHLSHLAAAGYSLDPVRDRTFELGLDALIDRAKQVLAATR; this is translated from the coding sequence GTGGCACGCCCAGCGAAAACGACCGGCGAGCCGAGACGTCAACGCCGCGAACGCGGCTCGATCACCGCCGACGAGATCGTCAACGGCGCCTATGCCCTCGCCGCCGAGGTCTCGGTGGAGAAACTGAGCATGCCGGCCCTGGCCCGCCGCCTGGACGTCGGCGTCACCAGCATCTACTGGTACTTCCGCAGCAAGGAACAACTGCTGGAGGCGATGCGCGACCGCGCCCTCGCCCAGTACGAGATCGCCCTGCCGTTCACCGGCACCGGTTCCTGGCACGAACGCCTGCGCACCCATTTCATGACGATGCGAGACCTGTTCCGCGACAACCCCGTCCTGTGCGATCTGCTGATCATGCACACCGCCGACTACGGCCCCGGCACGAATCGCGTTACCTACCAACGCCTCGAGGCCGTCATCACCACCATGGTCGACGCCGGCTTCACCCCCGAGGACGCCCTGGAAACCTACTTCACCCTCTCCACCCACAGCCGCGGCTTCGCCATGCTGCAACGCCGCGGCACACTCGACGCCGCCATCGCCACCCCCCGCCCCCCGATCGACGAACAGGACAGCCCCCACCTGTCCCACCTCGCCGCCGCCGGCTACAGCCTCGACCCGGTCCGCGACCGCACCTTCGAACTCGGCCTCGACGCCCTCATCGACCGCGCCAAACAGGTCCTGGCCGCCACCCGGTAA
- a CDS encoding alpha/beta fold hydrolase: MPVIDVNGGQVVYEILGDTGQLIVLTPGGRFGKDYRGVRPLAERLVAGGHRVLLWDRPNCGASEVQFFGPSESHMRADTLHGLLTALELGPVVLAGGSGGARDSMLTAIRYPELVTKLVLWNIVGGIPGLFTLSWVYIMPTISALRAKGIEGLLTVPEWKQRIRDNPRNEARLLALDEAEFTRLTLRWLQAYVPTPGQTIPGLNDDLLVDIRVPTRIIRGGTDDPDHPRRTSLEVSCLIPGAELVDPPWAEDAWEQSIKAQGRGEDVGIFDTWVLAAPTILEFVDRA, encoded by the coding sequence ATGCCCGTCATCGATGTCAACGGCGGCCAGGTCGTCTACGAAATCCTGGGCGACACAGGGCAATTGATCGTCCTCACCCCGGGCGGCCGATTCGGCAAAGACTACCGCGGGGTGCGGCCGCTCGCCGAGCGGCTCGTCGCCGGCGGTCATCGGGTACTGCTGTGGGACCGGCCCAATTGCGGCGCGTCCGAGGTCCAGTTCTTCGGCCCCAGCGAATCCCACATGCGCGCCGATACGCTGCACGGCCTGCTGACCGCGCTGGAGCTCGGCCCGGTCGTGCTGGCCGGCGGCTCCGGCGGGGCGCGGGATTCGATGCTCACCGCGATCCGTTACCCGGAACTGGTCACAAAACTGGTGTTGTGGAATATCGTCGGCGGTATTCCGGGACTGTTCACGCTCAGCTGGGTGTACATCATGCCGACCATTTCGGCGTTGCGCGCCAAGGGAATCGAGGGTCTGCTCACGGTGCCCGAATGGAAGCAGCGCATCCGGGACAACCCGCGCAACGAGGCGCGGCTGCTGGCCCTCGACGAAGCCGAGTTCACCCGGCTGACCCTGCGCTGGCTGCAGGCGTACGTGCCCACGCCGGGCCAGACCATCCCCGGTCTGAACGACGATCTGCTCGTCGACATCCGGGTGCCGACCCGCATCATCCGCGGTGGCACCGACGATCCCGACCACCCCCGGCGCACCTCGCTCGAGGTGAGCTGCCTGATCCCCGGCGCCGAACTCGTCGACCCCCCGTGGGCGGAGGACGCCTGGGAGCAGTCCATCAAGGCGCAGGGCCGCGGCGAGGACGTCGGCATCTTCGACACCTGGGTCCTCGCCGCCCCGACCATCCTGGAATTCGTCGACCGAGCCTGA
- a CDS encoding cytochrome P450, with amino-acid sequence MTIENLLPHDERPGYHFDRHTAEYRHRFEDITHEMHDSCPVAWTETYGGHWVAAGNREVFELARCPYVSNDRDVKGERRGYQGITIPSGEAAMPIRNGILEMDGHEHRVYRSVLNPYLSPAAVNRWIPFVDEVIRACIDDRIESGRIDFVDDLANIVPAVLTLGMLGIPLHKWSIYNEPAHASVYTPPDSPDMARVQQLHLTMGMDLIANLNEIRENPRPGLIDALARMSVDGEKPDDLDLLGQMALLIGGGFDTTTALTSHSLEWLSQHPDERETLSRERDLLLNSATEEFLRFFTPAPGDGRTISEDCELAGQRFQEGERLWLSWAMANRDPQVFEEPDSVVLDRKGNRHYSFGLGIHRCIGSNVARAVFKRMLTAVLDRMPDYVCDPAGTVHYDTIGVIQGMRNLPATFTPGERIGAGLEETLPVLQRMCDEQRLAAPVTEGRTATE; translated from the coding sequence GTGACCATCGAGAACCTGTTGCCGCACGACGAGCGGCCCGGCTACCACTTCGACCGACACACCGCCGAGTACCGGCACCGGTTCGAGGACATCACCCACGAGATGCACGACAGCTGCCCGGTGGCGTGGACCGAGACCTACGGCGGCCACTGGGTCGCGGCGGGCAATCGCGAGGTGTTCGAACTCGCCCGCTGCCCTTACGTTTCCAACGATCGCGACGTCAAGGGCGAGCGGCGCGGCTACCAGGGCATCACCATCCCGTCCGGCGAGGCCGCGATGCCGATCCGCAACGGCATCCTGGAGATGGACGGCCACGAGCACCGGGTGTACCGCTCGGTGCTCAATCCCTACCTCTCCCCCGCCGCGGTGAATCGCTGGATTCCCTTCGTGGACGAGGTGATCCGCGCCTGCATCGACGACCGCATCGAGTCCGGCCGCATCGACTTCGTCGACGATCTGGCCAATATCGTGCCCGCCGTGCTCACCCTCGGGATGCTCGGAATCCCGTTGCACAAGTGGTCGATCTACAACGAACCGGCCCATGCGTCGGTGTACACCCCGCCGGACTCCCCCGATATGGCCCGAGTGCAGCAGCTGCATCTGACGATGGGCATGGACCTGATCGCGAATCTCAATGAGATCCGCGAGAATCCGCGTCCCGGCCTGATCGACGCGCTGGCCCGGATGTCCGTCGACGGCGAGAAGCCCGACGACCTCGACCTGCTCGGGCAGATGGCGTTGCTGATCGGCGGCGGCTTCGACACCACCACCGCCCTCACCTCGCATTCGCTGGAGTGGCTGTCCCAGCATCCCGACGAGCGTGAAACCCTCAGCCGCGAAAGGGATCTGCTGCTCAATTCGGCCACCGAGGAATTCCTGCGCTTCTTCACCCCGGCGCCCGGTGACGGCCGGACCATCTCCGAGGACTGCGAACTCGCCGGGCAGCGCTTCCAGGAGGGTGAGCGGCTGTGGCTGTCGTGGGCGATGGCCAACCGCGACCCGCAGGTCTTCGAGGAACCGGATTCCGTGGTGCTGGACCGGAAGGGCAACCGCCACTACAGCTTCGGGCTCGGTATCCATCGCTGCATCGGTTCCAACGTGGCGCGCGCGGTGTTCAAGCGGATGCTGACCGCGGTCCTGGACCGGATGCCCGACTACGTCTGCGATCCCGCCGGCACGGTGCACTACGACACGATCGGCGTCATCCAGGGCATGCGAAATCTGCCCGCCACCTTCACACCCGGCGAGCGGATCGGCGCGGGTCTCGAGGAGACCCTGCCCGTGCTGCAGCGGATGTGCGACGAGCAGCGGCTCGCGGCCCCCGTCACGGAAGGACGGACCGCGACCGAGTGA
- a CDS encoding CdaR family transcriptional regulator: protein MSESTVVTVHAAPRSEGMVIRPRPGVPVPARHRTPRSPVALQASVSQLCSDLAAAASPRETEQRMNRLRDTVERWARAGIPLDAVHHAVHDAFAERLCAALPAQPATSALGRAAADLELLGRVTRVVSGAYVADGSDSDGQRDARALAAALIDGARPAAVARERGIPLDAAYHVLSVDIPHQHDRRAGRARLRLLHRALAKRCAAEPLSLLGPDGGTLLLPASLFPTAAAVDDLIAELATVAGAALTAAVVEAPVAEVGAGADRADELLDIVLRLDLPARLYRLQDIALEYQLTRPGPARERLAALIDPLTAHPELVETLAGYLRHNLNRRRAAEDLHIHPNTIDYRLKRILSITGVDPNDVSGLWLLASALIVHRFRSENLTRSRSVLP from the coding sequence ATGTCCGAGTCGACGGTCGTCACGGTCCACGCCGCGCCCCGATCGGAGGGCATGGTGATCCGCCCTCGTCCCGGCGTACCGGTGCCCGCCCGGCACCGGACCCCCCGTTCGCCGGTCGCGCTGCAGGCCTCGGTATCGCAGCTGTGTTCCGATCTGGCCGCCGCCGCCTCGCCGCGGGAGACCGAGCAGCGGATGAACCGCCTGCGCGACACCGTCGAACGCTGGGCGCGGGCCGGGATCCCGCTCGACGCCGTGCACCACGCCGTCCACGACGCCTTCGCCGAGCGGCTGTGCGCGGCGCTGCCGGCGCAACCGGCGACGTCCGCCCTGGGCCGCGCGGCCGCCGACCTCGAACTGCTCGGCCGCGTCACCCGGGTGGTGTCGGGTGCGTACGTCGCGGACGGATCCGATTCCGACGGGCAGCGCGATGCCCGCGCGCTGGCGGCCGCGCTGATCGACGGAGCCCGCCCGGCGGCGGTCGCGCGCGAACGCGGCATCCCGCTCGACGCGGCGTATCACGTACTGTCCGTGGACATTCCGCATCAGCACGATCGGCGCGCGGGCCGGGCCCGGCTCCGGCTGCTGCATCGCGCGCTGGCGAAACGCTGTGCCGCGGAACCGCTCTCGCTGCTCGGCCCGGACGGCGGCACCCTGCTGCTGCCCGCGTCGCTGTTCCCCACCGCCGCCGCGGTCGACGACCTGATCGCCGAACTGGCGACGGTGGCCGGCGCCGCGCTCACCGCCGCCGTGGTCGAGGCGCCCGTGGCGGAGGTGGGCGCCGGCGCCGACCGCGCCGACGAACTGCTGGATATCGTGCTGCGCCTGGACCTTCCGGCCCGGCTGTACCGCCTCCAGGACATCGCGCTGGAGTACCAGCTGACCCGGCCCGGCCCCGCCCGCGAGCGCCTGGCCGCGCTGATCGACCCGCTGACCGCCCACCCGGAACTGGTCGAGACCCTCGCGGGCTACCTCCGCCACAACCTGAACCGGCGCCGCGCGGCGGAGGACCTGCACATCCATCCGAACACCATCGACTACCGGCTCAAGCGCATCCTGTCGATCACCGGCGTCGACCCCAATGATGTTTCGGGCCTGTGGCTTCTGGCCTCGGCGCTGATCGTGCACAGGTTCCGGTCGGAGAACCTCACTCGGTCGCGGTCCGTCCTTCCGTGA
- a CDS encoding SRPBCC family protein, which produces MGSIAITKQLPVAVAGLYDAIARPATWARWSSIHRDFVGEPPERLYSGASLVSTVALLGVTGEVRWTVAAAAEPNLIMLSGRGKAGTACEFTYLLRPVAGGTELTAGGDFRGPFLTGYVAKALEQHGREQLDETLDRLAALVGTTAAGAEPAADPRPRRGAARPSGGHSSEQAQT; this is translated from the coding sequence ATGGGAAGTATCGCCATCACCAAACAGCTGCCGGTGGCGGTGGCGGGTCTGTACGACGCCATCGCGCGGCCGGCCACCTGGGCCCGATGGTCCAGCATCCACCGGGATTTCGTCGGCGAGCCGCCCGAGCGGCTGTACTCCGGCGCCTCGCTGGTGTCGACGGTGGCGCTGCTCGGTGTGACCGGCGAGGTGCGATGGACCGTCGCGGCGGCCGCCGAGCCGAATCTCATCATGCTGTCCGGTCGCGGAAAGGCCGGTACCGCCTGCGAATTCACCTATCTGCTGCGTCCGGTGGCGGGTGGGACCGAACTGACCGCCGGTGGTGACTTCCGCGGCCCGTTCCTCACCGGCTACGTGGCGAAGGCGCTCGAACAGCACGGACGCGAGCAGTTGGACGAAACCCTCGATCGGCTCGCCGCCCTGGTCGGGACGACGGCCGCCGGTGCGGAACCGGCGGCCGATCCGCGCCCCCGACGTGGCGCGGCCCGCCCGTCCGGTGGGCATTCATCGGAACAGGCGCAAACATAG